AAGAAGGTGGGCCGCAGCATCGGCAGGGTGATACGGCGGAACCGCTGCCAGGCCGTCGCACCGTCCACGCGGGCCGCGTTGTGCACATCGCCCGGGATGGCCAGCAGACCCGCCATGAAGAACAGCGCCACATAACCGACGTTTGTCCACACACTCACCGCCGCCACCACCGGCAGCGCCAGCGAGGGGTCGGTGAGCCATTCGATGCGCGCGCCGAGGAGGCGCTCCATAAAGAACCCGATCGCGCCATCGGTGGGTGCCAACATCCAGTGCCACAGCACGCCGATGGCCAGCGGCGCGCAGATCCAGGGGATCACGTAGATGGTCCGGAACAGCACGGTGCCGGGCAGGCCGCGCACCAGCAGCGTCGCCGCGAAAAGCCCGAGCGCCGTCTGCACCGGGATCACCAACGCCACGAAAAGCAGCGTCACCAGCAGGGAGTGACCAAAGGCGCCGTCGGTGAGCACCGAACGCCAGTTGTCCAGGCCGACGAACTCGATGGGGCCCAGCAGATCCCAGCGGCACAGGCTCAGCCACACCACCACCAACATGGGCAGCAACAGAAACGCGGCCACCCCGAAAAGACTCGGGGCCAGCAGCCCGTATGCGACGGCTGTCTGCCGCGACCTACTCACGGGAACATTAAATCGCCGATGAGCCGCTTGCGCGAAGAGCGGGTGCCTGGACGGCGACGGTAGCGTTGAGCGTGTGACTCGGTCCGTAGATTCCGATTTCCTGGCGCTTCCGCGCGCCGCACTTGCCGATGCTGCTTTGAGCGCGGCCCGCGCCGCCGGTGCCAGCTATGCCGACTTACGCATCCATCGGCTCGTCAACGAGGAGCTGGTGCTCCGGGACGAGCAGGTGGAGACCGCGGTCTCCGGGCGCACCATCGGTTTGGCGGTGCGGGTGATCGTCGACGGAACCTGGGGATTCGCCTCGCATGTGCAGCTGGACGCGGCGGCCGCCGCCGAGACCGCGCGCCGGGCGGTGGGAGTCGCGCGCGGGCTGCGGAGCCTGAACCGCGAGCGGGTCGAGCTGGCGGCCGAGCCGGTCTACGCCGACGTGCAGTGGGTGTCCGAGTACGAGATCGATCCGTTCGAGGTGTCGCAGGCCGACAAGATCGCGGTATTGCAGGAGTATTCGGGGCGGCTGCTGGCCTCCGACGGTGTCGACCACGCTTCGGCGACGCTCACGGCGGTCAAGGAGCAGACCTTCTGCGCCGACACCTTCGGCTCGTCCATCACGCAGCAGCGGGTGCGCATCATGTCGCAGCTGGACGCGATCGCGGTCGATGCCGCCACCGGGTCCTTCGAGACCATGCGCACCCTGGCCCCGCCGATGGGCCGCGGCTGGGAGGCCGTCGGCAGCGACGGTGTCTGGGACTGGAGCACCGAGCTGCGCGAGATCCCGGAGCTGCTCACCGAGAAGGTGAAGGCGCCCAGCGTCGTCGCCGGCCCCACCGACCTGGTGATCGACCCCACCAACCTGTGGCTGACCATCCACGAATCCATCGGCCACGCCACCGAATACGACAGGGCCATCGGCTATGAGGCCGCCTACGCGGGCACTTCGTTCGCGACCCCCGACAAGCTCGGCACCATGAAGTACGGTTCGCCCGTCATGAACGTCACCGCCGACCGTAACGAGGTCCACGGTCTGGCCTCGGTGGGCTACGACGACGAGGGGGTGGCCTCGCAGCGCTGGGACCTGGTGCGCGACGGCATCTTTGTCGGTTACCAGTTGGACCGCGTGTTCGCGCCCCGGCTGGGCCAGGAGCGTTCCAACGGCTGCTCGTACGCCGACTCGCCGCACCATGTGCCGATCCAGCGCATGGCCAACGTGTCTCTGCAGGCCTCCCCGGAGGAGCGCTCGACCGACGACCTGATCTCCGGAGTCGAAGACGGCATCTACATCGTGGGCGACAAGTCGTGGTCAATCGACATGCAGCGCTACAACTTCCAGTTCACCGGGCAGCGGTTCTACCGCATCCGCGGTGGCAAGCTGGACGGCCAGCTGCGCGACGTCGCCTACCAGGCCACCACCACCGACTTCTGGGGTTCGATGGAAGCCGTTGGCGGCCAATCCACCTGGCGACTGGGCGGAGCCTTCAACTGCGGTAAGGCCCAGCCCGGACAGGTGGCGGCGGTCAGCCACGGCTGCCCGTCGGCGCTGTTCCGCGGCGTCAACGTTCTGAACACCAAAGAAGAGGGCGGTAGCAGCCGATGAGCCGCTTGCGCGAAGAGGAGACGGCACAGTGATCCCCGCACAGCAGGTCGCCGAGGATGTCCTGGCCGAAGCCGCGCGACGCGGCGGCGCCGACGACACCATCGTCTTGATCCAGGACAGCAGCGAGGCCTCGCTGCGCTGGGCGGGCAGCTCCATGACCACCAACGGCGAGTCGATCAAGCGCAGCATCGCGGTGATATCGATTCTGCGGCAAGGTGATCAGGCCCGTGTCGGTTCGGTGCTCACCGAGGATGCCGATCCGGCCGCGCTCGCCGGTTTGGTGGCGGCCAGCCAGACCGAGGCCGCGGCCGCGCCGCCGTCGCGCGATGCCATGCCGCTGCTGGGGCCCGGTGAGGCCGTGGGGGAGAGCTGGGATGCGCAGATCTCGCGTACCGGCGCCGACGTGTTCGGCTCGCTGGCCGCCGACCTCTCGACGGGCTTCGACGGCCCGGACACCCTGTACGGGTACGCCCGCCACGAACGCCAGACCACTTTCTTGGCGTCATCGACTGGGCTGCGCCGCCGGTTCACCCAGCCGACGGGCCAGGTGGAGATCAACGCCAAGCGCGGTGTCGGCAGCGCGTGGGCCGGGGTGTGCACGCCCGAATTCGTGTATGTGCCCACCGAATCGCTGCTGCGCCAGCTCTCCGAAAGGCTCACGGCCGCACAGAATCAGATCGAGCTCAAGGCAGGCCGCTACGAGACGCTGCTGCCGCCGTCGGCGACCGGGGACCTCATGCAGTACCTGGTGTGGACGATGGGCGGGCGCGGCGCGCACGAGGGCCGCAACGCCTTCGCCGGGCCGGGCGGCACCCGCATCGGGGAGCGCCTG
The nucleotide sequence above comes from Mycobacteroides saopaulense. Encoded proteins:
- a CDS encoding carbohydrate ABC transporter permease, which translates into the protein MSRSRQTAVAYGLLAPSLFGVAAFLLLPMLVVVWLSLCRWDLLGPIEFVGLDNWRSVLTDGAFGHSLLVTLLFVALVIPVQTALGLFAATLLVRGLPGTVLFRTIYVIPWICAPLAIGVLWHWMLAPTDGAIGFFMERLLGARIEWLTDPSLALPVVAAVSVWTNVGYVALFFMAGLLAIPGDVHNAARVDGATAWQRFRRITLPMLRPTFFFVLVTGVVSAVQTFDTVYALTGGGPQNRTDLAAHRVYAEAFESAHVGRSAAMSLILFLILVTVTVIQHRYFRTRVSYDLV
- a CDS encoding TldD/PmbA family protein, translated to MTRSVDSDFLALPRAALADAALSAARAAGASYADLRIHRLVNEELVLRDEQVETAVSGRTIGLAVRVIVDGTWGFASHVQLDAAAAAETARRAVGVARGLRSLNRERVELAAEPVYADVQWVSEYEIDPFEVSQADKIAVLQEYSGRLLASDGVDHASATLTAVKEQTFCADTFGSSITQQRVRIMSQLDAIAVDAATGSFETMRTLAPPMGRGWEAVGSDGVWDWSTELREIPELLTEKVKAPSVVAGPTDLVIDPTNLWLTIHESIGHATEYDRAIGYEAAYAGTSFATPDKLGTMKYGSPVMNVTADRNEVHGLASVGYDDEGVASQRWDLVRDGIFVGYQLDRVFAPRLGQERSNGCSYADSPHHVPIQRMANVSLQASPEERSTDDLISGVEDGIYIVGDKSWSIDMQRYNFQFTGQRFYRIRGGKLDGQLRDVAYQATTTDFWGSMEAVGGQSTWRLGGAFNCGKAQPGQVAAVSHGCPSALFRGVNVLNTKEEGGSSR
- a CDS encoding metallopeptidase TldD-related protein — its product is MIPAQQVAEDVLAEAARRGGADDTIVLIQDSSEASLRWAGSSMTTNGESIKRSIAVISILRQGDQARVGSVLTEDADPAALAGLVAASQTEAAAAPPSRDAMPLLGPGEAVGESWDAQISRTGADVFGSLAADLSTGFDGPDTLYGYARHERQTTFLASSTGLRRRFTQPTGQVEINAKRGVGSAWAGVCTPEFVYVPTESLLRQLSERLTAAQNQIELKAGRYETLLPPSATGDLMQYLVWTMGGRGAHEGRNAFAGPGGTRIGERLTELPVTVYSDPSYPGLESSPFVATPISRESLSVFDNGIGIERVDWVRDGVINALSYSRADAAEFGAAPTVGADNLVMTGGGSQTLEQMIAATENGLLLTTLWYIREVDPTTLLLTGLTRDGVYLVRDGQITGAVNNFRFNESPIDLLRRVSQVGVTEYTLPREWSDYATRQAMPALRIPDFHMSSVSAAQ